The genomic interval CTGTCAATCGAAGACGTGGATTTGTTTCTTAAgtagggacgatcccctggagaaggaaatggcaacccaccccagtattcttgcctgggaaattccatgggcagagcagcctggctctctgaggttgcaaagagtctgacacgactgagcaactaaacgacACGAGATTAAACAAAGGCTACCAGTTTGTAACTCCTCCTCAAGACCCTCCCAAGAACCACAAGGCTTCAGTAGTAGTCCCCACCTGCCGCCTCCACGCAAGCTCTGCCAGCCCTGAGATCCAGGGACTGGAGGGCCAAGGGTTCTCCAATCAGGCCCTCAGTGGGCAAAAGCATGCATTCAATCAACAAGAAGGGGAGAACTGGGTGAGGAGGTATTTGAAGTGGGTGTAGATGGATGAATAAGCACTACCCAGGTAAGGATGGAGGAGGAAACATCCAGGCAGAGTGAAAACGGGAAGAGTATGGAGAGCTCAGCTTTTTAGTGGGACCCAGGGCAAGATGAGACCAGTGGCAAGGCCTGTGTTGTGAAGGGCCTTGAGTTTCACAGGAAGTAAGAAACTGAAGCTGTCCTGTCAAACCATGGAAGGTTTTCAGCAGGGGACAGACCTGGACAGATCTATGAGCAGCAAAGAACATTCCAGGGCAAGGTGGGGAGGACAGCCAGGTGGAGGCAAAACAGGAAGCAGGGAGTCCAGGAAGGAGCAATCCCTAGGTCCCGCCCATGGGACAGCCAGGACCCAAGACACACATCCCTCTGAGAACCGTCAGGCAAACTCCACGTGAGACACTGGAGCTCACTTTCCAACCAGGGTGTTATTCAACCATAAGGCACCGTGAGGACAATGCTAACAGTTTCCACACCATTTTATTTGCTGCGTGACACCTCCAGCCGTCTCTGCCACAGCTGCCTGTGCCCACAACAGGCAGAGCAGATGCTCACTTGTTGCGGAAAAGAATGCAAGTCAAGAGACACAGGCCTCAGTTCTGAGTCTGCCTCTCATCAGCCGGCTGTACGcccatttcttcctctgtcaaAAAGGGCCAGGAGGGCAGGAAAAGGCCTCCAATTGTTTCCAAGTCGCTTCGAAGCGCCCCCACGCTGTGGTGATGCCTCGTCTTGAGTCAGCACATTCCACTCCCATCCACCAGGGGGCGCTGAGCTGAGCCCGGTAAGGAAGGGTCACTGGCGTCCTCTCGGCCCTTTCCCCCTTCTGGCCTCTGGACCTGCCTCCCAAAGCAGGACAGGCCCGTCAGAACAGGGGGCCTTGAGGATGCAGGAGAGGAGGAGTGAATAACAGTCCTCTCCAGTCTGAGGGACCCTTATAGTGACCCATCACAGAATGTCCCCCATacggaggaggaaatgaagtcAAGAGAGGCTACCTAATTCGCTCCAGGTCTCACAGTTGGGATTCAAGTAATAATCGTTGTAATAACAAGTGAACATTTATTGGGAAAACTTGCTTAAAGCCTCAGAACAATCCTCTTGGGTTACTTCCTGCTTTTCTTCCTACTTAAACTTGGAAACTAAAAGCACAGAGCCCAATGTCACACAGTTGGTCTGTTACATGAGACTTCTCTCCTAGTTTCTCCCAGTCTCTCCCTATTACGCTTCTCCCAGCATCCTGGCAAGCTGGCCCCGGGCCCCAGGGGAGTGTCTTACCTGGATGTGCATTCTGGCCCTGCGCAGAAGGCTCAGTGTGGTGTATCGGACACAGTCAGCCCCCAGGGGCATCTGCTGCTTCAGCTGCTCCAGGCACCGCTTCAGCTGGGCCCTCCTGCAGAGGGAGGAGTCTAGAGGGCAGTGCCAGCCCAGGCCCGCTAGCCAGATGAGGGATGACAGGGGAGGGAAGGCCAGAGGGAGGCTGTTCCTGGGGACTGGTGCTCTCAGGGCAGGGTTGGGACTCACCTGCGCTTCTCCAGTTCGTTGTGCAcagacctgccaatgccagagaggATGGGGTAAGGGAGTGTCACTTACTGTCCACACCCTCAGTCCCAGAGTCCCCAGGGGCTCAAAACTCACTACAGATGTGTGCCCCAAACTAACCCACGGTGGGGACCTTGTGCTGGCCTCAGACAGCTGAGTgccaggcagaggcagaggcagtAAGGAGGTCAAATGCTGAGAGAGGTCTGCCCAGGTGATGTGGGGTCCAAATGTGTCCCCTAGCCACAATCAGGAAGGGCTTCCTGAACAcaagtgacatttgagctgagccCAGCCACACAAGTTACCCAAAATGAGTAGTTGGGGGAGAGGCATTCAAATTGAGGGGGAACGCGTGTGCAAAGGGttgagaggagagaaaaggagaatgcCTGTGAAGGAAAGCAAGTGGCTTGTTTTAGGAGTGTGAGTGGAAGCAGGACCCAGAACTGTTATTCACAGTTCCAAACACATCAGAGGTGCTTGAGAAATAGTCCTTGAACGAAGAGTGTGTGTTCGGAGGATGGAGAAACAGCAGGAGCCCGTATGTCTCCAGAGCAAGGTACTTGGCCCAGAAGATTCAAGCAATAAGGAGGAAGTGGGCAGTGGAGAGACCCGATGAAGGACGGCGCCCATCCCCCTACTCCCCGCTGTCCCCGGCCCTCCTCACCGCCCACTGTCCAGCGCGCCAGGAGCTTGGGGAGACCGCTTCCTCCTCCTGTGGACTGGACCTGGACTCCGGTGCGGGCACAGGGACGCATAGCCATGCTCGGCCTCTGCCAGAGAGAGTCCCCGCCAGCGTCAGGCTAGTCCCAGCGGGCGCCCCGGGCACGGCACCGTCAGAAAGGGATTCTGGGCTACAGGGCCATTTTCCCAACCCTTCCAGCCCACTGCCCGCGGACCCCTCTTAAGTTGAGCGCGGCGGTGCCGCAGGACTACTACCCCAAGGCCATGCATTCTTCAAGTCGGGAGTCAAGCCCAGCCCAGGCCAGTGTCAGCGAGTTCGCCGCCTGGAGTCCGACCAAAGgttcttcctcacctctctcgCGGCGCTCCAGGAACTCCGCCGCCTGCAGCAAGACTTGGATGTTGCTGGCCACCGGTTCCATGTCGGCGACAGCCGGAGGCGGGCGGGCCTGGGGTGCCGACCCGAGTAGCGGCGGCACCACTTTTGTTACAATGTAACTGACACGGGGCAACAAACACAGGCGCCCGGCCCGCCCCCAAGACGCCCCGCCCCGGGACAGCCTAGCTCTTGGCCCCGCCCTTCTGGAACGCGCCCGGGAACCGCGGCCCACCCTCCGCCCACCTGCCCGCCCCCTAGAACTCCCTTAGGGCTGCCACCGACGCCGGCTGCAGGCCTGGCCCTCGGACGAACGCCCGGGCTGGAGTGGGGGTGCCGCGTCTTGCCGCTTCGTTCAGCGACCCCGCGCCGACCACTTGGcgtttctgggcctcagtctccagcCCAGTACTGGTGACCAGAGGCCCGCACGCTGAGTGGTGCTATGGGGGCGGGTGGTCCACCCTAGGCCCGGGGCTCGGCCGCTGCACGTGGGCGCCGCGGAGGCGGGGCCGGCGGACGCCCTCGCCCATTTGCTCTCTGCAGCTTGTGGCTTGCTGACGTCACATTGTGGGCGGAGCACTAGGGCCTCGGAGGCACTATTGGCTGCGCGCGGCTCCGCCCTCTCCCGCCGCTGGTCAACACGTTCGGGCGGGAAAAGGAGCAGGTTTCAAATTTGAAAACCCCGACGATGGGGGCGGGGTTAAGCGGGGAATAGGGCTGCAGTGCGCAAGCGCCGGGGGAGGGGGCGGATCTGGCTCCCGCGCTAGGGGGTTAGTATGCTTGCAGGTTTGCCATCTGCCCCCGTAGCTCCTCGCTGAGCTTCAGCTTCCTACTGTGGCGAATGGGAATAGTCTTCCGGCTTCTCCTCATCTGCAGGGAAGTTGTTGCTACGAAAACGTCAGAAGCGTACCGATTTATGAGAACCAGCTGGCTAGAATCCTGCGTTCTGGAGCCATCGGGGTTGAGTTCTCTCACCGCCAAGTGCCCTCTTTCCTGTAAGTTCGGGAAGCCCTGCGAAACCGTTGTCGTTGAAGGCCTGGGCATTGAAGGATCAGAGCCATGCGCAGTTGGTAGGAGCTGCTGATTTTGTAACCTGACACGGGCTTCTTCCTCCCACGGAGCCCATGGTTGCCTTACCCAGAGTCAATGAGCCCTTCTTTATCGTGACTGTCTAGCCTCCCGAAGGAGATGATGAAGTGACTTCTAGGGGCGGCACCCCCCTGCGGAGACAGTGACAGTCTAAGGGTGGAGCCCGGAAGACGAAAGCAGCTGTTACAGAGTTGAGCATTACTGTTAGGCTGGGGCTGAATCTGTGGCCCGGAaatggagaggagggagaaggaggaacTAGATTTTTTATAGAGACAGCCCTGGGTAAACACATGGCACACGGCAGTCAGTCCTCTCATTTCCTTGGACAAATCCTTTGAGTTTCTCTAGGAGTCACTTCTAGAGGGAATCACTGACATGCTCAGCCAAGAACTGCTGCCTGGGACTATCCACCCTTTCACCCACCCGTTGGCTCATGAAATGTTTGCTGAGAACTTGCAGGACCCTAGGCAATGTGCTGGGGGCTGGAGATCGCAAAGTTGGGCAGAACCAGACAGGGTCCTTCCCTCTGCCGAGCTCTTGCATGAGGGGGAGGGAGACTGACATAGTAATCACACAGTAAAGATACACTGTGACTTGTCCACACAGGAAAAGACACAATGTAAGGGCACTTCCTAAAGGAGCATTTGACCTAATCAGAGAGGTCAAAGAAGGTTTTTCTGGGACAGGGATGAGTAGGTGTTATCTATGTATAAGAGGAATGTATGAGAATTCCAGACACACTaatagcaggtgcaaaggccctggggctgaAAGGATGTATGCAGATGGAAAGAAGGTCAATGTGGCCAGCGTAGAGAGATCAAAGATAATGGTGCAGGTTGACACCGGAGAGGCTTGCAGGGCCCAGAAGAGACTGAAGGGTTCCccaaacccccacccccaattaATTATGTCTGCAGAAAAGAGTCACAAGACTTGTGAAtgaatttcccattttatttcactaaagTCAGCACCCACACAGTGTAGGCACAAACCAACTAGTAAGATATCTGGGACCCAGGTGGCCCAGCCTTGGGTGGGGAGAGCTGTGAAGGATAAGAGTTCCCAGCAGTGGGAGGGAGCTCTTAAAGAGTTGTACTGTGTGCTTagcagtgtccaactctgggaccccatggactgtagcccaccaggctgctctgtccatggggattctccaagcaagaatactagagtgggttgccatgccctcctccaggggatgttcccactcagggattgaacccaggtctcccacattgcaggcagattctttaccatctgaaccactagggaaacccaagaatattggagtgggtagcctatcccatctccagaggatcttcctgacccaggaatagaaccagggtctcctgcattgcaggcagattctttaccagctgagctaccagggaagctcagagtgAGGGCTGCTCCAACTGGAGGTTGTGGAAGTGAGGCAGAGGCTGCAAGGGGGACTTGAGTAACCATGTCAAGGAGTTTGGACTTCATCCAAGAAGGGCAGGCTTTGAGCTAGGGAACAGCATGGCCCTCAGGCCTCCCAGGGCCACTAACTAGAGGAAGAGGAAACAGTCCTTCCCAGGGAGCAGTGCAAGTGAGGGAGGAAGGGGCTCCTGCCCCAAACCTTTGGATGCCCTTCTGGGCCCCTCTGAGGCAATGCTAGTACTAGTACCATCTGGGTGCAGGGCTGAGCAGAGGCCTCCAGTGCTCCTGCCCTCTCAGCAGTGACTGGTCTTAGAGCCTCTTCCCCAGACTCAGGGAAGAGTCTGGGGAAGAACTCGGTCCTGCCGAGTTCAGCCTGCACACTGAAGCCCTATGGCCTCCCCAACCCTCAGCCCTTACTGCCCACACTTCAGTGCAGGTTCTGTTTGAAACCAGTGTCCTCTGGGCTCCAAGGGGCAGAGCCTGCATCTGTGCCCTGAGTGagtgg from Dama dama isolate Ldn47 chromosome 9, ASM3311817v1, whole genome shotgun sequence carries:
- the MXD3 gene encoding max dimerization protein 3 — protein: MEPVASNIQVLLQAAEFLERREREAEHGYASLCPHRSPGPVHRRRKRSPQAPGALDSGRSVHNELEKRRRAQLKRCLEQLKQQMPLGADCVRYTTLSLLRRARMHIQRLEEQEQRARQLKEKLRSKQQSLRRQLEQLRGLGAAGERERLRTDSLDSSGLSSERSDSDQEELEVDVESLVFGGEAELLRGFSAGQEHSYSHSGGAWL